The Pseudomonas azadiae genome contains a region encoding:
- the rlmB gene encoding 23S rRNA (guanosine(2251)-2'-O)-methyltransferase RlmB, with translation MNLEKIYGVHAVEALLRHHPKRVKQVWLAEGRSEPRVQALVELATQNKVAIGQAERREMDVWVEGVHQGVVADVSPSQVWGEAMLDELLDRTEGPPLLLVLDGVTDPHNLGACLRSADAAGALAVIVPKDKSATLTPVVRKVACGAAEVIPLVAVTNLARTLEKLQQRGLWIVGTAGEAEVSIYDQDLTGPTILIMGAEGKGMRRLTREHCDYLVHLPMAGSVSSLNVSVATGVCLFEARRQRGAKAKAKK, from the coding sequence ATGAATCTGGAAAAAATCTACGGCGTGCATGCCGTAGAGGCACTGCTGCGTCACCATCCCAAGCGCGTCAAGCAAGTGTGGTTGGCGGAGGGTCGCAGCGAGCCGCGCGTACAAGCGCTGGTCGAGCTGGCCACCCAAAACAAGGTTGCCATCGGCCAGGCCGAGCGTCGTGAAATGGACGTGTGGGTTGAAGGTGTGCACCAGGGCGTGGTTGCGGACGTCAGTCCGAGCCAGGTCTGGGGTGAAGCCATGCTCGACGAGCTGCTTGACCGCACCGAAGGCCCGCCGCTGCTGCTGGTGCTGGACGGCGTGACCGACCCGCACAACCTCGGCGCCTGCCTGCGTTCGGCGGATGCCGCCGGCGCGCTGGCAGTGATCGTGCCCAAGGACAAGTCGGCCACCCTCACGCCGGTGGTGCGTAAAGTGGCCTGTGGCGCGGCGGAAGTCATTCCGCTGGTCGCCGTGACCAACCTGGCGCGTACCCTGGAAAAACTCCAGCAACGCGGCCTGTGGATCGTGGGCACGGCAGGCGAGGCCGAGGTCAGTATTTATGACCAGGACCTCACCGGCCCGACCATCCTGATCATGGGGGCCGAAGGCAAAGGCATGCGTCGCCTGACCCGCGAACATTGCGATTACCTGGTGCACTTGCCGATGGCGGGCAGCGTCAGCAGCCTGAACGTGTCGGTTGCCACCGGCGTATGCCTGTTCGAGGCCCGGCGTCAGCGTGGTGCCAAGGCTAAAGCCAAGAAGTAA
- the rpsF gene encoding 30S ribosomal protein S6, which yields MRHYEIIFLVHPDQSEQVGGMVERYTKLIEEDGGKIHRLEDWGRRQLAYAINNVHKAHYVMLNVECTGKALAELEDNFRYNDAVIRNLVIRREEAVTGQSEMLKAEENRSERRERRDRPEHEGADSADSDDSDNSDNADE from the coding sequence ATGCGTCATTACGAAATCATCTTTTTGGTCCACCCGGATCAAAGCGAGCAAGTCGGCGGCATGGTTGAGCGTTACACCAAGCTGATCGAAGAAGACGGCGGCAAAATCCACCGTCTGGAAGATTGGGGCCGTCGTCAACTGGCCTACGCAATCAACAATGTTCACAAGGCTCACTACGTGATGCTGAACGTTGAGTGCACCGGCAAGGCCCTGGCCGAGCTGGAAGACAACTTCCGCTACAACGATGCAGTGATCCGTAACCTGGTCATCCGTCGCGAAGAAGCCGTTACCGGCCAATCCGAGATGCTCAAGGCTGAAGAAAACCGCAGTGAGCGCCGTGAGCGTCGCGACCGTCCTGAGCACGAAGGCGCTGATAGCGCTGACAGTGATGACAGCGACAACAGCGATAACGCTGACGAGTAA
- the rpsR gene encoding 30S ribosomal protein S18: MARFFRRRKFCRFTAEDVKEIDYKDLNTLKAYVSETGKIVPSRITGTKARYQRQLATAIKRARFLALLAYTDSHGR, from the coding sequence ATGGCACGTTTCTTCCGTCGTCGTAAATTCTGCCGCTTCACCGCTGAAGACGTGAAGGAGATCGATTACAAAGATCTCAACACTCTGAAAGCCTACGTATCCGAGACCGGCAAAATCGTTCCAAGCCGTATCACCGGTACCAAAGCACGTTATCAGCGTCAGCTGGCCACCGCTATCAAGCGCGCCCGCTTCCTGGCCCTGCTGGCCTACACCGACAGCCACGGCCGCTGA
- a CDS encoding YybS family protein gives MRALAEFIMRGRVQATLVVAGCAALPLLYWLGAAAGCLVLLRRGLQDAVGVLALGVLAALIWWLQLGEPKVLLVLLGSSSLALVLRASESWVRTLLVSVALGLVFSVLIDAAFRPQIEALAQEIVKVLPLALGELYQQFSVDERARLATLIAPALIGLMAVMMQIVSVLSLMLGRYWQALLYNPGGFGREFRSIRIPVGPAMLLLALMVIGPNLGSQMALMVLFCSVPLVFSGLALIHGLVARKRLAKFWLVGMYVTMLLFMQLIYPLLVVLAIVDGLIDFRGRLASKDADSANGEG, from the coding sequence ATGCGCGCCTTAGCTGAGTTCATCATGCGCGGTCGTGTGCAGGCCACTCTGGTAGTGGCTGGATGTGCAGCATTGCCGTTGTTGTATTGGTTGGGTGCTGCCGCTGGATGCCTCGTGCTCCTGCGGCGCGGTTTGCAGGATGCCGTTGGCGTCCTGGCCCTGGGAGTGTTGGCCGCCTTGATCTGGTGGCTGCAACTGGGCGAACCCAAGGTGCTTCTGGTACTGCTGGGGTCGTCGAGCCTTGCGTTGGTTTTGCGCGCAAGTGAGTCCTGGGTCCGCACGCTGCTGGTCAGCGTGGCATTGGGTTTGGTGTTTTCGGTGTTGATTGACGCGGCTTTCCGCCCGCAAATCGAGGCGCTGGCGCAAGAGATCGTCAAGGTCCTGCCGCTAGCCCTCGGGGAACTCTACCAGCAGTTTTCGGTAGATGAGCGAGCGCGACTGGCAACACTGATTGCACCGGCCCTGATCGGCCTGATGGCGGTAATGATGCAGATCGTCAGCGTGCTGAGCCTGATGCTTGGGCGATATTGGCAGGCGTTGTTGTACAACCCGGGTGGTTTTGGTCGCGAGTTTCGCAGTATCAGAATCCCCGTGGGCCCGGCGATGTTGTTGCTGGCACTCATGGTTATCGGACCGAACCTCGGTTCACAGATGGCCTTGATGGTGCTGTTTTGCAGCGTACCGCTGGTGTTTTCCGGGCTGGCCCTGATCCACGGGCTGGTCGCGCGCAAGCGCCTGGCCAAGTTCTGGCTGGTGGGGATGTACGTGACAATGTTGTTGTTCATGCAGCTGATCTATCCGTTACTCGTGGTTTTGGCCATTGTCGACGGCCTGATTGATTTTCGCGGACGTCTGGCATCGAAAGATGCCGATAGCGCGAACGGTGAAGGTTAA
- the rplI gene encoding 50S ribosomal protein L9: protein MQLILLEKVANLGNLGDKVNVKAGYGRNYLLPYGKATAATAANLAAFEERRAELEKAAADKKASAETRAAQLAELEVTITATAGDEGKLFGSIGTHDIADALTASGVEVQKSEVRLPNGTIRNVGEFDVAVHLHAEVEATVRVVVVAA from the coding sequence ATGCAACTGATCCTTCTGGAAAAAGTCGCCAACCTGGGCAACCTGGGCGACAAAGTGAACGTTAAGGCCGGCTACGGTCGTAACTACCTGCTGCCTTACGGCAAAGCCACCGCTGCAACCGCCGCCAACCTGGCTGCGTTTGAAGAGCGTCGTGCTGAGCTGGAAAAAGCAGCAGCAGACAAAAAAGCATCGGCCGAAACTCGCGCTGCCCAACTGGCTGAGCTGGAAGTGACTATCACTGCCACCGCCGGTGACGAAGGCAAGCTGTTCGGTTCGATCGGCACCCACGACATCGCTGATGCACTGACCGCCTCCGGCGTTGAAGTGCAGAAGAGCGAAGTTCGTCTGCCGAACGGCACCATCCGCAACGTAGGCGAATTCGACGTAGCCGTGCACCTGCACGCCGAAGTTGAAGCCACCGTACGCGTTGTCGTGGTCGCAGCTTAA
- the dnaB gene encoding replicative DNA helicase, translating to MNDISAPEQYDLQTAALKVPPHSIEAEQAVLGGLMLDNNAWERVLDQVSDGDFYRHDHRLIFRAIAKLADQNSPIDVVTLAEQLDKEGQTSQVGGLGYLGELAKNTPSVANIKAYAQIVRERATLRQLIGISTEIADSAFNPEGRTAAEILDEAERQIFQIAEARPKTGGPVSVNDLLTKAIDRIDTLFNTDAAITGISTGYADLDEKTSGLQPSDLIIVAGRPSMGKTTFAMNLVENAVLRSDKAVLVYSLEMPGESLIMRMLSSLGRIDQTKVRSGQLEDDDWPRLTSAVNLLNDRKLFIDDTAGISPSEMRARTRRLVREHGDIALIMIDYLQLMQIPGSSGDSRTNEISEISRSLKALAKEFNCPVVALSQLNRSLEQRPNKRPVNSDLRESGAIEQDADVIMFVYRDEVYHPETEHKGIAEIIIGKQRNGPIGFIRLAFIGKYTRFENLAPGSYNFDDDE from the coding sequence ATGAACGATATTTCAGCTCCTGAGCAATACGATCTGCAAACCGCTGCCCTGAAGGTGCCGCCGCATTCCATCGAGGCCGAACAGGCTGTGCTCGGTGGTCTGATGCTGGACAACAACGCCTGGGAACGCGTGCTGGATCAAGTCTCGGACGGTGACTTCTATCGTCATGACCACCGCCTGATCTTCCGCGCCATTGCCAAGCTGGCCGACCAGAACTCACCGATCGACGTGGTGACCCTGGCCGAGCAACTGGACAAGGAAGGCCAGACCTCCCAGGTCGGCGGCCTGGGCTACCTCGGTGAGCTGGCGAAAAACACGCCGTCTGTCGCGAACATCAAGGCCTATGCCCAGATCGTCCGCGAGCGGGCCACCCTGCGCCAGTTGATCGGCATCAGCACCGAAATCGCCGACAGCGCTTTCAACCCCGAAGGCCGCACTGCTGCGGAGATTCTCGATGAGGCCGAGCGGCAGATCTTCCAGATCGCCGAGGCCCGCCCGAAAACCGGCGGCCCGGTCAGCGTCAACGACCTGCTGACCAAGGCCATCGACCGCATCGACACACTGTTCAATACCGATGCGGCCATCACCGGCATTTCCACCGGTTATGCCGACCTCGATGAGAAGACCAGCGGCCTGCAGCCCTCCGACCTGATCATCGTCGCCGGCCGTCCGTCCATGGGTAAAACCACCTTCGCGATGAACCTGGTGGAAAACGCCGTGTTGCGCAGCGACAAGGCGGTGCTGGTGTACTCCCTGGAGATGCCAGGTGAATCGCTGATCATGCGGATGCTCTCGTCCCTGGGGCGTATCGACCAGACCAAGGTGCGTTCCGGCCAGCTGGAAGACGACGATTGGCCGCGCCTGACCTCGGCGGTCAACCTGCTCAATGACCGCAAACTGTTCATCGACGACACTGCGGGCATCAGCCCTTCGGAGATGCGTGCACGTACCCGTCGCCTGGTGCGTGAACACGGTGATATCGCCCTGATCATGATCGACTACCTGCAGCTCATGCAGATCCCGGGCTCCAGCGGTGACAGCCGGACCAACGAAATTTCCGAAATCTCGCGGTCCTTGAAGGCCCTGGCCAAGGAATTCAACTGCCCGGTGGTGGCGCTGTCGCAGCTCAACCGTTCCCTGGAGCAACGGCCCAACAAGCGCCCGGTGAACTCCGACTTGCGTGAATCCGGCGCGATCGAGCAGGACGCCGACGTGATCATGTTCGTATACCGCGACGAGGTGTATCACCCCGAAACGGAACATAAGGGCATTGCCGAGATCATCATCGGCAAACAGCGGAACGGCCCCATCGGCTTTATCCGCCTGGCCTTCATCGGCAAGTACACGCGCTTTGAGAACCTGGCGCCGGGCAGCTACAACTTCGACGATGATGAGTAA